The Synechococcus sp. WH 8016 genome includes a region encoding these proteins:
- the queG gene encoding tRNA epoxyqueuosine(34) reductase QueG — MTSSTGQSQLSAALKERARLEGFDPVGIACLPGSSRLQMRTAALQRWLDAGFQAEMGWMAAPRRLDARTLLDGARSLLAVGLNYYVSESRQPNSLAIARYAWGRDYHRVVNQRLRRIGRWLESQRPESRWRVCVDAEPLLDKAWAEEAGLGWIGKHSNVIHPQRGSWMVIGHLLSTEDLVADQPAEPRCGRCRACMDACPTDAIREPFVVDSRRCIAYHTIENRDEQLPDLIKAGMGPWVAGCDICQDVCPFNQTELPTNQDPEVQPRPWVLDLSAAQVMQWDPATWDQKLRGSALRRIKPWMWRRNAASAKSVDPPTVSSSEIR, encoded by the coding sequence GTGACGTCCTCCACTGGACAATCCCAACTCAGTGCGGCTCTCAAGGAGCGTGCCCGCCTGGAAGGATTCGATCCTGTTGGGATCGCATGTTTACCGGGAAGTTCAAGGCTGCAGATGCGGACAGCAGCGTTACAGCGCTGGCTTGACGCTGGTTTTCAAGCGGAAATGGGCTGGATGGCTGCTCCGCGCAGGCTCGACGCCAGAACACTTCTGGATGGAGCTCGGAGCTTGCTTGCCGTTGGGCTGAATTACTACGTTTCCGAATCACGCCAACCAAACAGCCTTGCCATCGCTCGCTATGCATGGGGCCGCGACTATCACCGCGTCGTCAACCAAAGGCTGCGCCGCATTGGTCGCTGGCTTGAATCACAAAGACCCGAATCGCGCTGGCGGGTTTGCGTGGATGCCGAACCCCTCTTGGATAAGGCCTGGGCAGAAGAAGCTGGTTTGGGATGGATTGGCAAACACAGCAACGTGATTCATCCACAACGAGGGTCTTGGATGGTGATCGGCCACCTGCTCAGCACCGAAGATTTAGTGGCGGATCAACCGGCAGAGCCTCGCTGCGGCCGTTGCAGAGCGTGCATGGACGCTTGCCCCACCGACGCCATCCGGGAACCGTTCGTAGTCGATTCACGGCGCTGCATCGCTTATCACACAATCGAAAACCGAGACGAACAGCTTCCCGACTTGATTAAGGCTGGGATGGGTCCATGGGTGGCTGGCTGTGATATTTGCCAGGACGTCTGTCCGTTTAACCAAACGGAGCTCCCAACGAATCAGGATCCCGAGGTGCAGCCACGTCCCTGGGTGTTGGATCTGAGCGCTGCCCAGGTAATGCAGTGGGATCCTGCGACCTGGGATCAGAAGCTGCGCGGATCCGCACTGAGGCGCATCAAACCTTGGATGTGGCGCCGCAATGCCGCCTCAGCAAAGTCAGTAGATCCACCTACTGTGTCTTCATCTGAGATTCGGTGA
- a CDS encoding HpsJ family protein yields the protein MSASPSGSQSLRLSFVLRWLGITLVALLALQMAVLLSAADWADGVFKQLLIERLVNQAPMGLIGLLLMLLGSRLDQPETARPPIRWFVCVISGLLAILMIVVVPVSISGNQNLSGESDQTLEQQKGQLEMARQQSANPENVKMLGNQLTQAGQLPADASEEDRVKAAQAFIDKQLAQMEQQIKQGERQRNLAVNQRRFGGTLSAVILAVAFVLLALGAVI from the coding sequence GTGTCCGCATCCCCATCGGGTTCTCAATCCTTACGACTGTCGTTTGTTCTGAGGTGGTTGGGCATCACTCTGGTTGCGCTGCTGGCATTGCAGATGGCTGTGCTGCTGAGTGCAGCTGATTGGGCTGATGGAGTTTTTAAGCAACTGCTCATTGAGCGCTTGGTTAATCAAGCCCCCATGGGGCTGATCGGCCTCTTGCTCATGCTTCTGGGCTCGCGTCTTGATCAACCGGAGACAGCAAGACCTCCCATTCGTTGGTTCGTTTGTGTGATTTCCGGGCTGTTGGCGATTTTGATGATCGTGGTTGTTCCCGTCTCGATCTCAGGCAATCAGAACCTCTCGGGTGAATCGGATCAAACGCTTGAGCAGCAAAAGGGTCAATTGGAGATGGCTCGTCAGCAATCGGCGAATCCTGAGAACGTGAAAATGCTGGGTAACCAGCTCACTCAGGCAGGACAGTTGCCTGCTGATGCCAGTGAGGAAGACAGGGTCAAAGCTGCTCAGGCTTTCATCGATAAGCAGCTGGCGCAGATGGAACAGCAGATCAAGCAGGGGGAACGTCAGCGCAACCTTGCTGTGAATCAGCGTCGTTTCGGTGGCACCTTGAGCGCGGTGATTCTTGCCGTTGCCTTTGTGCTCTTGGCTCTAGGGGCCGTGATCTAA
- a CDS encoding DUF502 domain-containing protein, producing MVQSNTRPDLPLSARLQQDLKNDLIAGLLVVIPLATTIWLATTVSRFVLAFLTSIPKQFNPFITLNPLLQDLINLALGLTVPLFAILLIGLMARNIVGRWLLEFGEETLQRIPLAGSVYKTLKQLLATFLRDNSQRFRRVVLVEYPREGLYSVGFVTGVVGPSLQAELKEPLLSVFIPTAPNPTTGWYTLVPETSVKDLDISVEDAFRTIISAGIVNPDEREAPVNRSFSSLISQLRGSVSPSSSTTGA from the coding sequence TTGGTGCAGTCCAATACAAGACCTGACCTGCCGCTTAGCGCCAGGCTTCAGCAAGATCTGAAAAACGATTTAATCGCTGGGTTGTTGGTGGTCATTCCACTGGCAACCACGATTTGGTTGGCCACCACGGTCAGTCGTTTTGTTCTGGCTTTTCTTACCTCGATTCCCAAGCAGTTCAACCCGTTCATCACCCTCAATCCTCTTCTCCAGGATTTGATCAACCTGGCGCTGGGATTGACGGTGCCACTCTTCGCGATTCTGCTGATCGGTTTGATGGCGAGGAACATCGTCGGTCGCTGGTTGCTGGAGTTTGGCGAGGAAACCCTGCAACGCATTCCTCTTGCTGGCTCGGTTTACAAAACCTTGAAACAGCTGCTCGCCACGTTTTTGAGAGATAACTCTCAGCGTTTTCGGCGTGTGGTTCTAGTGGAATATCCCCGCGAGGGCCTTTACAGCGTGGGTTTTGTGACCGGCGTGGTGGGTCCTTCCCTCCAAGCTGAGCTCAAGGAGCCCCTTCTCAGTGTGTTCATCCCCACAGCACCAAACCCCACAACGGGCTGGTACACCTTGGTTCCCGAAACATCTGTCAAAGATCTGGACATTTCCGTGGAAGATGCGTTCCGAACGATCATTTCCGCTGGCATTGTGAATCCTGATGAGCGTGAAGCTCCTGTGAATCGAAGTTTCTCCAGCCTGATTTCTCAGCTGAGGGGTTCTGTCTCACCTTCGTCGTCCACCACTGGAGCCTGA
- the nusB gene encoding transcription antitermination factor NusB → MQSRSLSRELALLVLGQCPERVDHPPDLSLDTLLQKALDSLMQHWTEVLDCCAGDLEKAQQHLLESELKDGPSSDQGSVRASLQSSLTGAEQVLNGLSASLELPRLLALSNQDQVRREAMQRVTLVLKKRKAIDQLLDGVMEGWRLTRLPRIDRDILRLAVIDLSELNTPAAVACNEAVELAHRFSDEQGRKMINGVLRRLQNAPSLVLS, encoded by the coding sequence ATGCAGTCCCGATCCCTGTCCCGTGAACTAGCGCTGCTGGTGCTCGGTCAATGCCCTGAGAGGGTGGATCATCCCCCTGATCTCTCCCTGGACACCTTGCTCCAAAAGGCCCTCGATAGCTTGATGCAGCACTGGACTGAAGTCCTGGATTGTTGTGCTGGAGATTTGGAAAAAGCTCAGCAACATTTGCTCGAAAGTGAACTAAAAGATGGCCCTTCCTCCGATCAGGGTTCGGTTCGTGCGTCGTTGCAGTCGTCCCTTACGGGGGCCGAACAAGTTCTGAATGGTCTTTCAGCCAGTCTTGAGTTGCCCCGCTTGTTGGCTCTATCCAATCAAGACCAGGTGCGTCGCGAGGCCATGCAACGCGTGACGCTCGTGCTGAAAAAACGCAAAGCCATTGATCAGTTGCTCGATGGTGTGATGGAGGGCTGGCGCCTCACCCGGCTACCGCGCATTGATCGCGATATTTTGCGCTTGGCTGTGATTGATCTTTCCGAACTCAATACTCCCGCGGCTGTGGCTTGCAACGAAGCTGTGGAATTAGCCCATCGCTTCAGTGACGAGCAAGGCCGAAAGATGATCAATGGCGTGCTGCGTCGTCTGCAGAACGCCCCCTCACTGGTGTTGTCCTGA
- the ftsY gene encoding signal recognition particle-docking protein FtsY yields MVYDWFNRGSVPPETPVDPPVDPEVQPDQSSASQPADVQAAEPQSSEPEDDSLEWARQAYARLKAQKAEAAEAAKTAQIDSTSEQNVVVPPVMEPPAVMPTAVVAPPEAVPSEVAPSEASPASETSSVEPQEPPVETVEPAQQAPVVESAVVPGPTPTAPASPAPTPTPPAPALSLLEQAAAQRDQRQQELEQPAEPERVPDVPAAAQGQGAPTIDEDEPSLGDFDDAFTWSAEVLAAQGRSAEQVTLEEIDWLGRLRQGLEKTRQGFVTGLLENLGDDPLTPEVVDDLESLLLRADAGVQATDQVLDALRQRMNEQVVDPSEGIRFLKEQLRDLLDEPIKASAVDLLAPQRDRLNVWLLVGVNGVGKTTTLGKLANLAVRSGYSALIAAADTFRAAAVQQVQVWGDRSDVPVVANPSANADPAAVVFDAIGAARSKGTDLVLVDTAGRLQTKHNLMEELEKIRRVVDRLAPEAHVESLLVLDASQGQNGLKQAMAFARAAGLTGVVITKLDGTARGGVALAVASEAKLPIRFIGAGEGIRDLRPFNSFEFVEALLASR; encoded by the coding sequence ATGGTCTACGACTGGTTTAATCGCGGATCCGTTCCTCCTGAAACCCCAGTGGACCCTCCAGTGGATCCAGAGGTTCAACCCGATCAGTCTTCTGCGTCGCAACCAGCAGACGTGCAGGCGGCTGAACCCCAATCGTCTGAGCCGGAAGACGATTCTCTTGAATGGGCCCGCCAGGCCTATGCCCGTTTAAAAGCTCAGAAAGCTGAGGCTGCTGAGGCCGCCAAGACGGCCCAGATCGATTCGACGTCGGAACAGAACGTGGTGGTTCCTCCAGTGATGGAGCCTCCAGCGGTGATGCCAACAGCTGTTGTCGCTCCTCCAGAAGCCGTTCCTTCTGAAGTGGCTCCTTCAGAAGCCTCTCCTGCTAGCGAAACTTCTTCGGTTGAGCCCCAGGAGCCTCCGGTTGAGACGGTCGAGCCGGCACAACAGGCCCCGGTGGTGGAGTCTGCTGTTGTTCCCGGGCCTACTCCGACCGCACCGGCGTCTCCTGCCCCAACTCCTACGCCACCTGCCCCGGCGCTGTCTTTGCTTGAACAGGCAGCTGCCCAGCGGGATCAGCGTCAGCAAGAGCTAGAGCAACCCGCTGAGCCTGAACGCGTTCCCGACGTTCCTGCGGCAGCACAAGGACAAGGCGCTCCCACAATTGATGAGGATGAACCAAGTCTTGGAGACTTTGACGATGCCTTCACCTGGTCGGCTGAAGTTTTAGCGGCCCAAGGGCGGAGCGCGGAGCAGGTCACCCTCGAGGAGATCGATTGGTTAGGGCGATTGCGCCAAGGCCTGGAGAAAACCCGCCAAGGCTTTGTTACCGGTCTGCTGGAAAACCTGGGCGACGATCCGTTGACCCCAGAGGTGGTTGATGACCTCGAATCCCTTTTGCTGAGGGCTGATGCGGGGGTTCAAGCCACGGATCAGGTTCTGGATGCCCTTCGCCAGCGGATGAACGAACAGGTCGTTGATCCCAGCGAAGGCATTCGTTTTCTGAAGGAACAGCTCCGCGACCTGCTTGATGAGCCGATCAAGGCCAGTGCTGTTGACCTCCTCGCTCCTCAAAGGGATCGCCTGAATGTGTGGCTTTTGGTGGGTGTGAATGGCGTTGGTAAAACCACCACCCTCGGCAAGCTCGCCAATCTTGCTGTTCGCAGTGGGTATTCCGCCTTAATCGCAGCGGCCGATACCTTTCGTGCCGCAGCTGTTCAGCAAGTTCAGGTTTGGGGGGATCGCAGTGATGTGCCAGTTGTGGCCAATCCTTCAGCGAATGCGGATCCTGCAGCGGTGGTGTTTGATGCGATCGGTGCCGCCCGTTCCAAGGGCACTGATTTGGTTCTGGTGGACACGGCCGGGCGTTTGCAGACCAAGCACAACTTGATGGAGGAGCTGGAAAAGATCCGTCGTGTGGTGGATCGTCTTGCCCCCGAAGCTCATGTGGAATCGTTGTTGGTGCTCGATGCCAGTCAGGGCCAAAACGGCTTGAAGCAGGCGATGGCCTTTGCCCGTGCTGCTGGGCTCACAGGTGTGGTGATTACCAAGCTTGATGGCACAGCCAGAGGCGGTGTGGCGCTGGCTGTTGCTTCAGAAGCAAAGTTGCCGATTCGCTTTATTGGCGCTGGTGAGGGGATTCGCGATCTTCGTCCTTTCAATAGTTTTGAATTTGTGGAGGCTCTCTTGGCATCGCGTTGA
- a CDS encoding PP2C family protein-serine/threonine phosphatase codes for MSREQRSNQELLVSLGFALRSFSNLNRFLELVPVVAARLVGVQGSLLVPFQADGRLWREQLQMLPGPRREGLLRALAAHEPGNVVGFGSDEGLVRAMDRLVQRQLGSAGLFATSLIARGRPRGRLYVFNPSSPLAWSDVYRRHVQLVADLTGVAIENDLMLQEARRHERVDRQLSIGADIQAQLLPDHCPVIEGVDLAARCRPAFQVGGDYYDFIPTRPELIGRRRERGRWAFVMGDVMGKGVPAGLLMTMLRGMLRAEVLSGLPPDRILYDLNQLALEDLSQSHRFVTLFYSDFDPRTRRLRYANAAHNPPLIWRAQSRKLMRLDAPGLLIGLQPEAEYGCESLVLEPGDVLLYYTDGVTEAPGITGDRFDEARLMRSLEQACRSGTGSQGILDHLFTRLDRFVGPTRQLDDDASMVVLKVKEEIMLPSVPRSLA; via the coding sequence ATGTCGCGGGAGCAGCGTTCCAATCAGGAGCTGCTGGTGTCGCTTGGCTTTGCGTTGCGCAGCTTCAGCAACCTCAACCGCTTTTTGGAGTTGGTGCCGGTGGTCGCTGCCCGGCTTGTCGGGGTTCAGGGTTCCCTGCTGGTTCCTTTTCAGGCTGACGGACGTCTTTGGCGTGAACAGCTGCAGATGCTTCCTGGTCCACGCAGGGAGGGCTTGTTGCGGGCGCTTGCTGCCCATGAGCCTGGCAACGTTGTTGGTTTTGGATCCGACGAAGGTCTTGTGCGGGCGATGGATCGCTTGGTCCAGCGACAGCTTGGTAGTGCAGGACTTTTTGCGACTTCGTTGATCGCTCGTGGTCGGCCGAGGGGACGCCTTTACGTGTTCAACCCGTCGAGTCCCCTTGCTTGGAGTGATGTCTATCGCCGCCATGTGCAATTGGTGGCCGATCTCACCGGGGTTGCGATTGAAAATGATTTGATGCTTCAGGAGGCCCGTCGTCATGAACGGGTTGATCGTCAGCTCAGCATCGGAGCGGATATCCAGGCTCAGCTGTTGCCCGATCACTGCCCTGTGATCGAAGGCGTGGATCTTGCGGCGCGTTGCCGGCCGGCTTTTCAAGTTGGCGGTGATTACTACGATTTCATTCCGACCCGGCCAGAACTGATCGGCCGCCGTAGGGAGCGTGGCCGTTGGGCTTTCGTGATGGGGGATGTGATGGGTAAGGGGGTGCCAGCGGGATTATTGATGACCATGCTCCGCGGCATGCTGAGGGCAGAGGTTTTGAGTGGTCTGCCGCCCGATCGCATCCTTTATGACCTCAATCAATTAGCGCTGGAAGACCTGTCTCAGTCCCATCGCTTCGTCACGCTCTTTTATTCCGATTTCGATCCACGCACGAGGCGACTTCGTTACGCCAACGCCGCCCACAACCCACCGTTGATTTGGCGTGCCCAGTCTCGGAAATTGATGCGATTGGATGCCCCCGGGCTCCTGATTGGCCTTCAGCCTGAGGCGGAATATGGCTGTGAATCGCTCGTGCTTGAGCCTGGTGACGTTCTTCTTTATTACACAGACGGAGTCACTGAAGCCCCTGGGATCACAGGTGATCGCTTTGATGAGGCGCGCTTGATGCGCTCACTTGAGCAAGCCTGTCGATCGGGAACTGGATCCCAAGGGATTCTTGATCACTTGTTTACTCGGCTCGATCGGTTTGTGGGACCCACCCGTCAGTTGGATGACGATGCCTCGATGGTGGTGCTCAAGGTCAAAGAGGAGATCATGCTGCCCTCTGTCCCCCGGTCTTTGGCCTGA
- the argH gene encoding argininosuccinate lyase, whose translation MAGGVTGGDSATWSDRFEQGLHPAIERFNASIGFDITLLQEDLDGSIAHARMLAQCGVIQEEEANQLVAGLEQVRQEAASGQFQPGLADEDVHFAVERRLIALLGPVGKKLHTGRSRNDQVGTDLRLWLRRRLDELEQHLLGFQRALLDQANLHSNTLIPGYTHLQRAQPLCLAHHLLAYVEMVERDRQRMADLRKRLNLSPLGAAALAGTPVPIDRRSTASALGFDGIYANSLDAVSDRDFTVEFSAAASLVMVHLSRLAEEVIFWASEECGFVRLTDRCATGSSLMPQKKNPDVPELVRGKCGRVFGHLQGLLTMIKGLPLAYNKDFQEDKEALFDVVATTSQCLEAMTILLQEGLSFRTERLEAAVAADYSNATDVADYLVAKQVPFREAYQLVGAVVKHCLQEGVLLRELTLERWQQFHPAIEADLFEALTPRNVVAARTSEGGTGFDRVNEQLAIWNKRFGLTN comes from the coding sequence ATGGCAGGGGGGGTGACGGGTGGAGACTCCGCAACCTGGAGTGACCGGTTTGAGCAGGGCTTGCATCCGGCGATTGAACGTTTTAATGCGTCGATTGGCTTTGATATCACCCTCCTCCAGGAAGATCTGGATGGGTCGATCGCCCATGCCCGCATGCTTGCTCAGTGCGGTGTGATCCAGGAAGAGGAGGCTAATCAACTTGTGGCTGGTCTTGAACAAGTCCGCCAGGAAGCGGCATCAGGACAGTTTCAGCCAGGGCTCGCCGATGAAGATGTGCACTTCGCTGTTGAGCGACGTCTGATTGCTTTACTTGGCCCGGTTGGCAAGAAATTGCACACCGGTCGGAGTCGTAACGACCAGGTGGGGACCGATTTGCGGCTTTGGCTCAGGCGTCGTTTGGATGAGCTTGAACAGCATTTGCTTGGCTTTCAACGTGCCTTGCTTGACCAGGCCAACCTTCACAGCAACACCCTGATTCCTGGCTACACGCATCTGCAGCGTGCCCAGCCTCTTTGCCTCGCTCACCATCTTCTTGCCTACGTGGAGATGGTGGAGAGGGATCGGCAGCGGATGGCGGACTTGCGCAAACGGCTGAATCTCTCCCCTTTGGGTGCCGCAGCTTTGGCGGGCACTCCGGTACCGATCGATCGCAGGAGCACCGCGTCGGCCCTTGGCTTCGATGGCATCTATGCCAACAGCTTGGATGCGGTGAGTGATCGTGATTTCACGGTGGAATTTTCGGCCGCGGCCTCACTGGTGATGGTGCATCTCAGTCGTCTTGCTGAGGAGGTGATTTTTTGGGCGTCAGAGGAATGTGGCTTTGTACGGCTCACCGATCGCTGTGCAACGGGCAGCAGCTTGATGCCGCAGAAAAAAAACCCTGATGTTCCTGAATTGGTGCGGGGCAAATGCGGGCGGGTGTTCGGCCACTTACAAGGCCTGCTGACGATGATTAAGGGCTTGCCACTGGCCTACAACAAAGATTTTCAGGAGGACAAAGAGGCGCTGTTTGATGTGGTGGCGACCACATCGCAATGCCTTGAGGCGATGACGATTTTGCTTCAGGAAGGCTTGAGTTTCAGGACCGAACGCCTTGAGGCGGCTGTTGCTGCGGACTATTCCAATGCCACGGATGTGGCCGACTATCTCGTGGCGAAGCAGGTTCCTTTTCGAGAGGCCTATCAATTGGTTGGTGCTGTCGTGAAACATTGCCTTCAGGAAGGCGTGCTGCTTCGCGAACTGACGCTGGAGCGTTGGCAGCAGTTTCACCCTGCGATCGAGGCTGATTTGTTTGAGGCGTTAACACCTCGCAATGTGGTGGCAGCTCGAACCAGCGAAGGGGGAACAGGTTTCGACCGCGTCAACGAACAGCTGGCGATTTGGAACAAACGATTTGGGCTTACGAATTAG
- a CDS encoding RNA-binding protein: protein MSIFVGNLPFRAEQEDIIELFSTYGEVTNCALPLERDTGRKRGFAFVEMSDEAAEASAIEALQGAELMGRPLRINKAEPRGSAPRRDFGGGGGGGNYGGGGGGGGNYGGGGGNYGGGGGGNYGGGGGERRSGASGWEDRSYGSGAPPAGGSAYDDGRTRRRRGGADDNSGYGGAEG, encoded by the coding sequence GTGAGCATTTTTGTCGGCAATCTTCCGTTCCGCGCTGAGCAGGAAGACATCATTGAATTGTTTTCCACCTATGGAGAGGTCACGAATTGTGCCCTCCCTCTAGAGCGCGACACCGGTCGCAAACGCGGCTTTGCCTTTGTCGAAATGAGCGACGAAGCGGCCGAAGCATCTGCCATCGAGGCGCTTCAAGGTGCTGAATTGATGGGTCGTCCCCTGCGCATCAACAAAGCTGAGCCCCGTGGCAGTGCCCCCCGTCGCGATTTTGGCGGCGGTGGCGGTGGCGGCAACTACGGCGGCGGCGGTGGCGGCGGTGGCAACTACGGTGGCGGCGGCGGCAACTACGGCGGTGGCGGCGGTGGCAACTACGGCGGTGGCGGCGGCGAGCGTCGCTCTGGTGCGAGTGGTTGGGAAGATCGCAGCTACGGCAGTGGAGCTCCTCCAGCTGGCGGCAGTGCCTACGACGATGGCCGTACCCGTCGTCGCCGTGGCGGAGCTGATGACAACAGTGGATATGGCGGCGCCGAAGGCTGA
- the dusA gene encoding tRNA dihydrouridine(20/20a) synthase DusA has protein sequence MDSPLNPDREPAWRFSVAPMLDCTDRHFRMLMRQISKQCLLYSEMVVAQALHHSKRRERLLDFDAEEHPLALQVGGDDPALLADATRMAADWGYDEINLNVGCPSPRVQAGNFGACLMAEPQTVARCVEAMVAASSLPVTVKHRVGIDDLDSDDLLRQFVDQVAEAGALRFSVHARKAWLEGLDPKQNRTIPALQHDRVIALKESRPDLTIELNGGLDTPEDCLKALKHCDGAMVGRAAYAHPLRWRDIDSLIYGAAPRQVLASDVVLGLIPHAERHLQRGGRLWDLCRHLVQVVEAVPGARHWRNNLSTKAQKAGAGIEIIEEAAQQLLDAGH, from the coding sequence ATGGATTCCCCACTCAACCCCGATCGGGAACCCGCCTGGCGCTTCAGTGTGGCGCCCATGCTGGATTGCACGGATCGACATTTCCGCATGCTGATGCGCCAGATCAGCAAACAATGCCTGCTTTACAGCGAAATGGTGGTGGCGCAAGCTCTCCACCACAGCAAGCGCCGTGAACGGCTGCTGGACTTTGACGCCGAAGAACATCCCCTAGCGCTACAGGTGGGGGGCGACGATCCGGCCTTGCTGGCCGACGCCACACGGATGGCAGCCGATTGGGGGTACGACGAGATCAACCTCAATGTGGGCTGCCCGAGTCCAAGGGTGCAAGCCGGGAATTTTGGGGCTTGTTTGATGGCAGAACCGCAGACCGTGGCGCGTTGTGTGGAAGCGATGGTGGCGGCCTCATCCCTCCCCGTCACGGTGAAACATCGGGTGGGTATTGATGATCTCGACAGTGATGACCTGCTCAGACAGTTTGTTGACCAAGTGGCTGAAGCCGGAGCCTTGCGCTTTTCCGTGCATGCCCGCAAGGCATGGCTGGAAGGATTAGATCCCAAGCAAAACCGCACGATTCCTGCTCTTCAGCATGATCGCGTGATTGCTTTAAAGGAATCCAGACCCGATCTCACCATTGAATTGAATGGTGGCCTCGATACCCCTGAGGATTGCCTCAAGGCCTTAAAGCACTGCGATGGGGCGATGGTCGGGCGGGCCGCCTATGCCCACCCACTGCGCTGGCGCGACATCGACAGCTTGATCTACGGCGCAGCGCCACGCCAAGTGTTGGCCTCCGATGTCGTGCTTGGGCTGATTCCCCATGCCGAACGTCATCTTCAGCGAGGAGGAAGGCTTTGGGATCTATGCCGCCATCTCGTTCAGGTTGTGGAAGCAGTCCCGGGAGCCAGGCATTGGCGAAACAACCTCAGCACCAAAGCTCAAAAAGCTGGTGCTGGGATTGAAATCATTGAGGAAGCAGCTCAGCAGCTGCTTGATGCCGGGCACTGA
- the msrB gene encoding peptide-methionine (R)-S-oxide reductase MsrB, which translates to MTTSIQPWLLSRRSMLFASIAGMVGVLRAPDQVLAASKAGEAAWDLSDGEWKKRLSPEAYQVLRQEGTERPFTSPFNNEKREGTYHCAGCDLPLFASTAKFDSGTGWPSFWEPLPGGVDTKVDFKLILPRTEYHCSRCGGHQGHVFNDGPRPTGKRYCNNGVALRFQPTA; encoded by the coding sequence ATGACGACTTCGATCCAGCCTTGGTTGTTGAGCAGACGTTCGATGCTTTTTGCCTCGATCGCCGGGATGGTGGGTGTTTTGAGAGCTCCGGATCAAGTGTTGGCTGCCTCCAAGGCTGGCGAGGCGGCATGGGATCTCAGCGATGGGGAATGGAAAAAGCGTCTGTCACCTGAGGCTTATCAGGTGTTGCGTCAGGAAGGCACTGAACGCCCCTTCACCAGTCCTTTTAACAACGAAAAACGAGAAGGCACCTACCACTGCGCCGGCTGTGACCTGCCCTTGTTTGCTTCCACCGCCAAGTTTGATAGCGGTACCGGATGGCCGAGTTTTTGGGAGCCCCTTCCGGGTGGTGTGGATACAAAAGTAGATTTCAAATTAATTCTTCCTCGCACTGAATATCACTGCAGCCGCTGCGGTGGGCATCAGGGCCATGTTTTTAATGACGGTCCCCGACCGACGGGCAAGCGCTACTGCAACAACGGAGTCGCCCTGCGTTTCCAGCCCACGGCATGA